A window of Bradyrhizobium sp. AZCC 1610 contains these coding sequences:
- the panB gene encoding 3-methyl-2-oxobutanoate hydroxymethyltransferase, with protein sequence MSVQSAIKRKTAPDIRARKNGEPIVMLTSYHAHTAALVDRHCDVILVGDSLGNVMHGFETTVPVTLDMMILQGHAVMRGSKHALVVVDMPFGSYEASKEQAFHSAVRILKETHCGAVKLEGGARMAETVAFLSERGVPVMGHIGLTPQSINTLGSFRAQGRDEGSWDPILRDAQAISDAGAFSVVVEAVAEPLARKITETIAIPTIGIGASAACDGQVLVLEDMLGLSPRTPKFVRRYGDLGPAIEAAIQGYASDVRSRAFPGPEHVYEMKKS encoded by the coding sequence ATGTCGGTTCAGTCTGCCATCAAGCGCAAAACTGCGCCGGATATCCGCGCGCGCAAGAACGGCGAGCCGATCGTGATGCTGACGTCCTACCATGCGCATACCGCAGCCCTGGTGGATCGCCACTGCGACGTCATTCTGGTCGGCGATTCCCTCGGCAACGTCATGCACGGTTTCGAGACCACCGTGCCGGTGACGCTCGACATGATGATCCTGCAGGGGCATGCGGTGATGCGGGGTTCGAAGCATGCCCTGGTCGTGGTGGATATGCCGTTCGGCTCCTATGAGGCCTCGAAGGAGCAGGCGTTTCATTCCGCAGTGCGGATATTGAAGGAAACCCATTGCGGCGCGGTGAAGCTCGAAGGCGGCGCGCGGATGGCGGAAACTGTCGCGTTCCTGTCCGAGCGCGGCGTGCCCGTCATGGGCCATATCGGATTGACGCCGCAATCGATCAATACGCTCGGTTCGTTTCGCGCGCAGGGCCGCGATGAAGGCAGTTGGGACCCGATCCTGAGGGATGCCCAGGCGATCTCGGATGCCGGGGCTTTCTCGGTCGTGGTCGAGGCGGTAGCCGAGCCGCTGGCGCGAAAGATCACGGAGACCATCGCCATTCCGACCATCGGCATTGGCGCCAGCGCGGCCTGCGACGGGCAGGTGCTGGTGCTGGAGGACATGCTGGGCCTGTCACCGCGGACGCCGAAATTCGTTCGCCGCTACGGCGATCTCGGTCCCGCGATCGAAGCGGCGATCCAGGGCTACGCCAGCGACGTGCGCTCGCGCGCTTTCCCCGGGCCCGAACACGTCTACGAGATGAAGAAGAGCTGA
- a CDS encoding class I adenylate-forming enzyme family protein, translated as MDWSQHSIPAMRLEPRFGDRIVPTFCERPKSIPAMVAEAVARNGDGEALVCGATRMTWREVAQQSAQIAAGFGKFGLKRGDRVAVLLGNRIEFVLTMLAAAHTGLVTVLLSTRQQKPEIAYVLTDCGARLLIHEAALADRVPDAGDIPDVTHRIAVDDDPQLSRFSDLADHVPLAAPVDVGEEDTAMILYTSGTTGRPKGAMLAHCNIIHSAMVFVSCLKLTEADRSIAAVPLGHVTGVVANIMTMVRCAGALIIMAEFKAAEYLKMAARERVTYTVMVPAMYNLCMLQPDLDSYDLSSWRIGGFGGAPMPIATIERLDAKIPGLKLMNCYGATETTSPSTMMPGELTAGHIDSVGLPCPGAQIVVMDAEGRELPRGEIGEIWIHGGSVIKGYWNNPKATAESFTAGFWHSGDLGSIDEENFVRVFDRQKDMINRGGLKIYSAEVESVLAGHPDVVESAIVAKPCPVLGERVHAVVVTRGTVGAEALRAWCAERLSDYKVPETMDVRTDPLPRNVNGKVMKRQLREALPAA; from the coding sequence ATGGACTGGTCGCAGCACTCTATTCCGGCGATGCGGCTCGAGCCCCGCTTCGGCGATCGTATCGTTCCGACCTTTTGCGAGCGGCCCAAAAGCATCCCGGCGATGGTAGCCGAAGCCGTGGCACGAAACGGCGATGGCGAGGCGCTGGTCTGCGGCGCCACGCGAATGACTTGGCGCGAAGTCGCGCAGCAATCGGCGCAAATCGCGGCGGGCTTCGGGAAGTTCGGCCTCAAGCGCGGCGACCGCGTCGCGGTGCTGCTCGGTAACCGGATCGAATTCGTGCTGACGATGCTGGCCGCGGCGCATACCGGGCTGGTGACCGTGCTGCTTTCGACCCGCCAGCAAAAGCCCGAGATCGCCTATGTGCTCACCGATTGCGGCGCGCGGCTCCTGATCCACGAGGCCGCGCTGGCCGACCGCGTGCCGGATGCGGGCGATATTCCCGATGTGACGCACCGGATCGCGGTCGATGATGATCCGCAACTCTCGCGCTTTTCGGATCTGGCCGATCACGTGCCGCTGGCAGCACCGGTCGATGTCGGCGAAGAAGACACCGCCATGATCCTCTATACCTCGGGCACAACAGGGCGGCCCAAGGGCGCGATGCTCGCCCATTGCAACATCATTCATTCGGCGATGGTGTTCGTATCGTGCCTCAAACTGACCGAGGCCGATCGGTCGATCGCCGCGGTGCCGCTCGGCCATGTCACCGGAGTGGTCGCCAACATCATGACCATGGTCCGTTGCGCCGGCGCGCTGATCATCATGGCGGAGTTCAAGGCGGCGGAATATCTGAAGATGGCGGCGCGCGAGCGCGTCACCTACACCGTGATGGTGCCTGCGATGTACAATCTCTGCATGCTGCAGCCGGATTTGGACAGTTACGATCTGTCGAGCTGGCGGATCGGCGGCTTTGGCGGCGCGCCGATGCCGATCGCCACGATCGAACGGCTGGATGCCAAGATTCCCGGCCTGAAGCTGATGAATTGCTACGGCGCGACCGAGACCACGTCGCCCTCGACCATGATGCCCGGCGAACTGACCGCAGGCCATATCGACAGTGTCGGCTTGCCCTGTCCGGGCGCGCAGATCGTCGTCATGGATGCAGAAGGCCGTGAGCTGCCGCGCGGCGAGATCGGCGAAATCTGGATACATGGCGGCTCGGTCATCAAGGGCTACTGGAATAACCCGAAGGCCACGGCGGAGAGTTTTACGGCCGGCTTCTGGCATTCCGGCGATCTCGGCTCGATCGACGAAGAGAATTTTGTTCGCGTATTCGATCGCCAGAAAGACATGATCAACCGCGGCGGACTGAAGATCTATTCCGCCGAGGTCGAGTCGGTGCTCGCCGGCCACCCTGACGTGGTCGAGAGCGCGATCGTCGCCAAGCCGTGCCCGGTGCTCGGCGAGCGCGTGCACGCGGTCGTCGTGACGCGCGGCACGGTCGGGGCCGAGGCGCTGCGCGCCTGGTGCGCCGAGCGGCTGTCCGATTACAAGGTGCCGGAAACCATGGATGTGCGGACGGACCCGTTGCCGCGCAATGTGAATGGCAAGGTGATGAAACGGCAGCTCCGCGAGGCTTTGCCAGCGGCCTGA
- a CDS encoding tetratricopeptide repeat protein, with amino-acid sequence MSELFDEVDEEVRRDQLKKLWDRYSLFIIAGVILIIAAVGGWRGYQYLEAKKAAEAGAAFDKAVELSEANKHTEAEAAFADLVAKAPFGYRVLARSRMATEVANRDPQAAAKLFDEIAADRSVGVAEQDLARIRAAQLLLESTSYPNMKERLEAAAAPGATFRHTARELLALSAWRANDAAATRQWLDMIANDSETPPSLRSRAEALQALLPPVAKS; translated from the coding sequence GTGTCTGAATTATTTGATGAAGTCGACGAGGAGGTCCGTCGCGATCAGCTCAAAAAGCTGTGGGACCGATACTCGCTTTTTATCATTGCCGGCGTGATTTTGATCATCGCCGCCGTGGGCGGCTGGCGTGGCTACCAATATCTGGAGGCCAAGAAGGCGGCCGAGGCTGGGGCTGCGTTCGACAAGGCCGTCGAGCTTTCGGAAGCCAACAAGCACACTGAGGCCGAAGCGGCCTTCGCCGATCTCGTCGCGAAGGCGCCGTTCGGCTATCGCGTGCTGGCGCGGTCGCGCATGGCAACCGAAGTTGCCAACCGCGATCCGCAGGCAGCGGCAAAGCTGTTCGATGAGATCGCCGCCGATCGCAGCGTTGGCGTCGCCGAGCAGGATCTGGCGCGGATTCGTGCCGCCCAGTTGCTGTTGGAGAGCACCAGCTATCCCAACATGAAAGAGCGCCTCGAAGCCGCTGCCGCGCCGGGCGCCACTTTTCGCCATACCGCGCGTGAATTGCTGGCGCTGTCGGCCTGGCGTGCCAACGACGCTGCGGCGACGCGGCAATGGCTGGATATGATCGCCAATGACAGCGAAACGCCGCCGAGCCTGCGCTCGCGCGCCGAAGCGCTGCAGGCCTTGCTGCCGCCGGTCGCCAAGAGCTGA
- the der gene encoding ribosome biogenesis GTPase Der — MPFTIAIIGRPNVGKSTLFNRLVGQKLALVDDEPGVTRDRREGNARLGDLEFTVIDTAGLDEGAKGSLTARMQEQTEAAIGLADALMFVIDARAGLTPNDRAFADFARRANKPVVLVANKSEGKHGEVGAMESYALGLGDPIQISAEHGEGLSDLYDALRVLMPEPVEEGEEFDDDDIIVSDEELAQRPIRVAIVGRPNAGKSTLINHLLGEERLLTSAEAGTTRDSISVEITWQGREFRVFDTAGLRRRSRIEEKLEKLSVADALRAVRFAEVVVMMMDAQNRFEEQDLRIADLIEREGRAIVLAVNKWDLMERKGNLISALRTDVDHWLPQVKGAPVVAVSGLMGEGIDRLMTAIEEAYAVWNKRVPTATLNRWFEQAVDANPPPAVSGRRLKLNYITQAKARPPSFILFCSRADAVPQSYLRYLINSMREAFDLPGTPIRITLREKANPFAHKRKRPS, encoded by the coding sequence ATGCCCTTTACGATCGCCATCATCGGCCGGCCCAATGTCGGCAAGTCGACGCTGTTCAACCGGCTGGTCGGGCAGAAGCTCGCGCTGGTGGATGACGAGCCCGGCGTCACCCGCGACCGCCGCGAGGGCAATGCGCGGCTCGGCGATCTCGAATTCACGGTGATCGACACCGCCGGCCTCGACGAGGGCGCCAAGGGCTCGCTCACCGCGCGGATGCAGGAACAGACCGAAGCCGCGATCGGCCTTGCCGACGCGCTGATGTTCGTGATCGATGCGCGCGCAGGGCTGACGCCGAACGATCGCGCCTTTGCCGATTTCGCGCGCCGCGCCAACAAGCCGGTGGTGCTGGTCGCCAACAAGAGCGAGGGCAAGCACGGCGAAGTCGGCGCGATGGAATCCTACGCGCTGGGACTCGGCGACCCCATCCAGATTTCAGCCGAGCACGGCGAAGGCCTGAGCGACCTCTACGATGCGCTACGCGTGCTGATGCCGGAGCCGGTTGAGGAGGGTGAAGAGTTCGACGATGACGACATCATCGTATCGGATGAGGAACTCGCGCAGCGTCCCATCCGCGTCGCCATCGTCGGCCGCCCCAATGCCGGAAAATCCACGCTGATCAATCATCTGCTTGGCGAGGAGCGGCTGTTGACCAGCGCCGAGGCCGGCACCACGCGCGATTCCATTTCGGTGGAGATCACCTGGCAGGGACGCGAGTTCCGCGTGTTCGATACCGCAGGCCTGCGACGGCGCTCGCGGATCGAAGAGAAGCTGGAAAAGCTGTCGGTGGCGGACGCGCTGCGCGCGGTGCGCTTTGCCGAAGTCGTCGTGATGATGATGGACGCGCAGAACCGGTTCGAGGAACAGGACCTGCGGATTGCCGATTTGATCGAGCGCGAGGGGCGGGCGATCGTGCTCGCGGTCAACAAATGGGACTTGATGGAGCGGAAGGGAAATCTGATTTCCGCGCTGCGCACCGATGTCGATCATTGGCTGCCGCAGGTCAAGGGCGCGCCTGTTGTCGCGGTGTCGGGGCTGATGGGCGAGGGCATCGACCGGCTGATGACGGCGATTGAGGAAGCCTATGCGGTGTGGAACAAGCGTGTGCCGACGGCCACGCTCAATCGCTGGTTCGAGCAGGCGGTCGATGCCAACCCGCCGCCCGCGGTCTCGGGCCGCCGGCTGAAGCTGAACTACATTACGCAGGCCAAGGCGCGGCCGCCGAGTTTTATCTTGTTCTGCTCGCGCGCCGACGCCGTTCCACAATCCTATCTGCGCTATCTCATCAACTCGATGCGCGAGGCCTTCGACCTGCCGGGTACGCCGATACGTATCACGCTGCGCGAAAAGGCCAATCCATTCGCACACAAGCGCAAGCGGCCGTCATGA